One stretch of Sinomonas terrae DNA includes these proteins:
- a CDS encoding type II toxin-antitoxin system YoeB family toxin, producing MSALQLRLLVSGLPLNGPGDPEPRSRRVTDEHRLVYLLDGMA from the coding sequence TTGTCGGCCCTCCAGCTCAGGCTGCTGGTGTCCGGGCTGCCGCTGAACGGCCCCGGTGATCCCGAGCCGAGGTCACGGCGCGTGACCGATGAGCACAGGCTCGTCTATCTCCTCGACGGCATGGCCTAG
- a CDS encoding potassium channel family protein, which produces MPRIPRSSLPDREEIRDRLDGFLNPPLTLAGAAIALVVVCQIVAPPGVLWGAALWAIAAGLYVLILLDFASKLALSRDRAAYLRTHWPDAVFAVLPVLRPLTYLRRLHVYRLIESLFALFFGRHPDGRTARLGMTIFKRRQLGKLGLSTLVLTLIFAELFYLAEINAKGSQISSFGGALWFTASYITTVGSEVYPVTFAGRLVGWALMIYAVTVFTYLAASLASVMVGGDRQQSGSDQSDADQSGSDQTSPAPASAPAAPTNNGARSSSAPSKPSERGTGDDEEQARELLRQAEELLARAQALLGPASGPE; this is translated from the coding sequence ATGCCCCGCATTCCTCGGTCTTCCCTCCCCGATCGGGAGGAGATCCGCGATCGGCTCGACGGGTTCCTGAATCCGCCCCTGACGCTTGCCGGCGCCGCGATCGCACTCGTCGTCGTCTGCCAGATCGTCGCGCCTCCCGGCGTCCTGTGGGGTGCGGCACTCTGGGCGATTGCTGCCGGGCTTTACGTGCTGATCCTGCTCGACTTCGCCAGCAAGCTCGCCCTGTCGAGGGACCGTGCCGCCTACCTGCGCACCCATTGGCCCGACGCGGTGTTCGCGGTGCTGCCTGTCCTGCGCCCGCTGACGTACCTTCGCCGCCTGCACGTCTACAGGCTGATCGAGTCCCTGTTCGCACTGTTCTTCGGACGGCACCCCGACGGAAGAACGGCGCGTCTGGGAATGACGATCTTCAAGCGCCGTCAGCTGGGCAAACTGGGGCTCTCGACTCTGGTTCTCACCCTGATCTTCGCCGAATTGTTCTATCTAGCGGAGATCAACGCGAAGGGAAGTCAGATCTCGTCCTTCGGCGGTGCGCTCTGGTTCACGGCGTCCTACATCACGACCGTGGGCAGCGAGGTCTACCCGGTCACCTTCGCGGGAAGGCTGGTCGGTTGGGCCCTCATGATCTATGCCGTGACCGTCTTCACCTATCTGGCCGCCTCACTGGCCTCTGTCATGGTCGGCGGTGACAGGCAGCAGTCCGGCTCCGACCAGTCCGACGCCGACCAGTCCGGCTCCGACCAGACTTCGCCTGCGCCCGCCTCCGCCCCTGCCGCCCCGACGAACAACGGCGCTCGATCGTCGTCGGCCCCTTCGAAGCCGTCCGAGAGAGGAACGGGCGACGACGAGGAGCAGGCACGAGAACTGCTCCGTCAGGCCGAGGAACTGCTGGCACGTGCTCAGGCCCTGCTCGGCCCCGCAAGTGGACCGGAATAG
- a CDS encoding class II glutamine amidotransferase — MCRLFGLHSGRARAKATFWLLNAPSSLLEQSRREPDGTGVGVFTPEGRPRVEKQALAAWQDRAFAREARSLESTTFIAHVRYASTGAHTYANTHPFEQAGRLFAHNGAFAGLDKLERRLEDVGGAGLVHGETDSERMFALITAETRHANGNLEEGIVNAVSWMAGKLPIFSLNFIITTATDLWALRYPESHELYVREDHAGPATASHVLEATSPRISVRSHDISDRVLVATKRMDDDPRWRLMDSGELIHVGPDLRPRSSRPFPARPAVQLELSDLDANAAASQQSHEG, encoded by the coding sequence ATGTGCCGACTGTTCGGACTTCATTCAGGACGGGCGCGAGCCAAGGCAACCTTCTGGCTGCTGAATGCCCCGTCAAGCCTCTTGGAGCAGAGCCGCCGAGAGCCTGACGGAACGGGCGTGGGCGTCTTCACCCCAGAGGGACGACCGAGGGTGGAGAAGCAAGCCTTGGCCGCTTGGCAGGACCGAGCGTTCGCCCGGGAAGCCCGCAGCCTCGAAAGCACCACCTTCATCGCCCATGTTCGGTACGCAAGCACGGGGGCGCACACCTACGCCAACACCCATCCGTTCGAGCAGGCCGGCAGGCTCTTCGCACACAATGGAGCCTTCGCTGGGCTGGACAAGCTTGAGCGGCGGCTCGAGGATGTAGGAGGGGCAGGGCTTGTGCATGGTGAGACTGACAGTGAGCGCATGTTCGCCCTCATCACCGCCGAAACCCGTCACGCCAATGGGAACCTTGAGGAAGGTATCGTCAACGCCGTTTCGTGGATGGCGGGAAAACTACCGATCTTCAGCCTGAACTTCATCATCACGACGGCCACTGACTTGTGGGCCCTGCGCTATCCCGAGTCGCACGAGCTCTACGTACGGGAGGACCACGCCGGGCCAGCCACGGCTTCCCATGTCCTTGAGGCCACGAGCCCTCGCATCAGCGTCCGCAGCCACGACATCTCGGATCGCGTCCTCGTCGCCACGAAGCGGATGGACGACGATCCGCGGTGGCGTCTCATGGACTCCGGCGAGCTGATCCATGTCGGCCCTGATCTACGACCACGGTCGAGTCGCCCCTTCCCAGCCCGGCCAGCGGTCCAGCTCGAACTCTCGGACCTAGACGCGAACGCCGCGGCGTCCCAGCAGTCCCATGAGGGCTGA
- a CDS encoding glycosyltransferase produces the protein MGGEGLSGTSTSLVRQVSIVIPAFNEQELIRRSLQAAVDQTVSPLC, from the coding sequence ATGGGTGGCGAGGGGCTGAGCGGAACGTCGACCAGCTTGGTGCGCCAAGTCTCGATCGTCATTCCAGCGTTCAACGAGCAGGAGCTGATCCGCCGGAGCCTGCAGGCCGCGGTCGATCAGACCGTCTCGCCGCTGTGCTGA
- a CDS encoding beta-galactosidase produces the protein MSSRPRKVLFGAAYYHEYQPSPRLEQDLDLMAAAHMTVIRVGESTWSQWEPEDGQFDLEWMAPVLDGAHARGISVILGTPTYAVPMWLARRYPEIAGETRTGQPLGWGARQEVDYTHPAFRFHAERVIRKIVGRFADHPAVIGYQVDNEPGLLAFHNRGVFQRFTDELRHQYGTVENLNRAWGLVYWSHQLSTWADLWTPDNNAQPQYDLAWRRFQARLTTEFLEWQTGIVREYATPEQFVTTCIAYDRPSQHDQDMTRSFDITAGNPYYAMQEAFAVPQSGSSPRGWATSGAWSLFQSADRMYSSKQAPFLVTETNAGAIGGSAMQYPAFDGQWRQAAYAFISRGAEMIEYWHWATNHYGTETFWVGVLPHDQKPGRVYRELSALGAELEAAGDALVGIKPDAAIGMIYSNESKWGLAGQPCFLAEAPMKGDERSYQRIFEAFYHGSFQAGAPVRILHDRQIVDSTSGARLDPAQLARELPVLVAAGLYIADNELLDWLVAYAEAGGHLILGMRTAYADEEARARLETKPARLADAAGVHYQEFSQLDVDLELTSSTGLSLSTASRGSRWLDYLEEDQAQVVASYEHPEFGRYPAITSNEAGEGRITVVGTLPNVELAADVIRWASPAWVREQEWDEMPESVTVHSATGGDGRRIHFLHNWGRDPHTLATPRAMDDLFDAGQAKLEKIELGPWDVRVLVEPTP, from the coding sequence ATGTCTTCCAGACCCCGCAAGGTCCTCTTCGGTGCCGCCTATTACCACGAATATCAACCCTCCCCCCGTCTCGAGCAGGATCTCGATCTCATGGCAGCTGCCCATATGACGGTGATTCGGGTGGGCGAATCCACTTGGTCCCAGTGGGAGCCGGAGGACGGCCAGTTCGACCTCGAGTGGATGGCCCCCGTGCTGGACGGTGCCCATGCGCGGGGCATCTCGGTCATCCTCGGCACTCCGACCTACGCGGTACCCATGTGGCTCGCCCGCCGGTACCCCGAGATTGCTGGCGAGACCCGTACCGGACAGCCGCTTGGCTGGGGCGCGCGTCAGGAAGTGGATTACACCCACCCGGCCTTCCGATTCCACGCCGAGCGCGTCATCCGGAAGATCGTGGGCCGATTCGCCGACCATCCCGCTGTGATCGGGTATCAGGTCGACAATGAACCAGGGCTGCTCGCCTTCCACAATCGAGGCGTCTTCCAGCGTTTCACTGACGAACTGCGCCATCAATACGGCACTGTCGAAAATCTGAACAGGGCGTGGGGACTCGTCTACTGGTCGCACCAGCTCTCGACCTGGGCCGACCTGTGGACGCCGGACAACAACGCCCAACCGCAGTATGACCTCGCATGGCGGCGCTTCCAAGCACGCCTCACTACTGAGTTCCTGGAATGGCAGACGGGCATTGTGCGCGAATACGCCACGCCCGAGCAGTTCGTGACGACCTGCATTGCGTACGACCGACCATCCCAACACGACCAGGACATGACGAGGTCCTTCGACATCACTGCCGGAAACCCGTACTACGCCATGCAGGAGGCCTTCGCGGTCCCGCAGTCCGGCTCGTCGCCTCGCGGGTGGGCAACCAGCGGAGCCTGGAGCCTCTTCCAGAGCGCAGACCGCATGTACTCATCGAAGCAGGCGCCGTTCCTCGTCACCGAGACCAACGCGGGCGCCATCGGCGGCTCGGCGATGCAGTACCCCGCTTTTGACGGACAATGGCGGCAAGCGGCCTATGCCTTCATCTCTCGCGGCGCAGAGATGATCGAGTACTGGCACTGGGCAACCAACCATTACGGCACCGAGACCTTCTGGGTCGGAGTCCTCCCCCACGATCAGAAGCCGGGCCGCGTCTACAGGGAACTTTCAGCCCTCGGAGCGGAACTCGAAGCCGCGGGCGACGCTCTGGTGGGAATCAAACCCGACGCAGCAATCGGCATGATCTACTCGAACGAATCGAAATGGGGGCTCGCGGGCCAACCGTGCTTCCTCGCCGAAGCCCCCATGAAGGGAGACGAACGCTCCTACCAGCGCATTTTCGAGGCCTTTTACCACGGATCGTTCCAGGCTGGGGCGCCGGTCAGGATTCTCCACGACCGCCAAATCGTGGACTCTACTTCTGGTGCACGGCTCGATCCAGCGCAGCTCGCCCGCGAGTTGCCGGTCCTCGTCGCTGCGGGGCTGTACATCGCCGACAACGAGCTTCTCGATTGGCTCGTTGCCTACGCTGAGGCGGGTGGGCACCTCATCCTCGGGATGCGTACCGCATACGCCGACGAGGAGGCACGCGCGCGGCTCGAGACCAAGCCTGCGCGGCTCGCGGATGCGGCGGGAGTCCATTATCAGGAGTTCTCCCAGCTCGACGTCGATCTCGAACTCACGTCATCAACGGGCCTCAGCCTTTCGACTGCAAGCCGTGGCAGCCGTTGGCTTGATTACCTCGAGGAAGACCAGGCACAGGTCGTCGCGAGCTACGAGCATCCCGAGTTCGGCCGCTACCCCGCCATTACCAGCAACGAGGCCGGGGAGGGCCGGATTACCGTCGTCGGCACGCTTCCGAATGTGGAGCTCGCAGCCGACGTCATCCGCTGGGCTTCCCCGGCTTGGGTTCGGGAGCAGGAGTGGGATGAGATGCCCGAGTCGGTGACAGTCCATTCGGCCACCGGGGGCGATGGGCGCCGGATTCACTTCCTCCACAACTGGGGCCGCGATCCGCATACGCTCGCCACGCCGCGGGCGATGGACGATCTCTTCGACGCCGGGCAAGCGAAGCTCGAGAAGATCGAGCTCGGGCCCTGGGACGTTAGGGTCCTCGTCGAGCCGACCCCCTGA
- a CDS encoding carbohydrate ABC transporter permease, with the protein MTVSVAEQATQRRTEAPPRRRKRAPKSTLLTVVMLLCLVYFLLPIFWLVVSSTKSNADLFTSFGLWFSHFSLIQNLHDVFTFQNGVFGHWILNSLFYAITSGFGASALATAAGYAFAKYKFPGGTAMFAIVLGAVMIPMTALAIPTYLLFAGAGLTNTPWAVILPSLVSPFGVYLMRVYAAEAVPDSLIEAARVDGASEMRIFFQIVSRLLVPGSITVLLFTLVATWNNYFLPLIMLNSPELFPLPVGLAQWQAASAAGSGSQALFSTVITGSLVSVLPLMIAFLFLQRYWQSGLGAGAVKA; encoded by the coding sequence ATGACAGTCTCCGTCGCGGAACAAGCAACCCAGCGCCGCACCGAGGCGCCTCCGCGCCGCCGCAAGAGGGCACCCAAGAGCACCCTGTTGACCGTAGTCATGCTGCTGTGCCTTGTGTACTTCCTGCTGCCGATCTTCTGGCTCGTCGTCTCCTCCACTAAGTCGAACGCCGACCTGTTCACGAGTTTCGGGCTCTGGTTCTCGCATTTCAGCCTCATTCAGAACCTGCACGACGTCTTCACATTCCAGAACGGCGTCTTCGGGCACTGGATCCTCAACAGTCTCTTCTACGCGATCACCAGCGGCTTCGGGGCGTCTGCGCTTGCGACGGCGGCAGGCTACGCGTTCGCGAAGTACAAGTTCCCTGGCGGGACGGCGATGTTCGCCATCGTGCTGGGCGCCGTCATGATCCCTATGACTGCCCTCGCCATCCCGACGTACCTGCTATTTGCGGGGGCAGGGCTGACGAACACCCCCTGGGCCGTGATCCTCCCGTCCCTCGTAAGTCCGTTCGGCGTCTATCTCATGCGGGTCTACGCCGCCGAAGCCGTGCCGGATTCGCTCATCGAAGCCGCCCGGGTCGACGGGGCGAGCGAGATGCGGATCTTCTTCCAGATCGTGTCCAGATTGCTCGTGCCTGGCTCGATCACGGTCCTGCTGTTCACGCTGGTGGCGACGTGGAACAACTACTTCCTGCCGCTCATCATGCTCAACAGCCCAGAACTGTTCCCGCTCCCCGTCGGTCTGGCTCAATGGCAGGCCGCGTCCGCCGCGGGCTCGGGCTCACAGGCTCTGTTCTCCACCGTCATCACTGGTTCGCTCGTCTCGGTGCTCCCTCTCATGATCGCGTTCCTCTTCCTTCAGAGGTACTGGCAGTCGGGACTGGGAGCTGGCGCCGTCAAAGCGTGA
- a CDS encoding carbohydrate ABC transporter permease, with protein MAVFTLMVAVPLVYAGYLSFYRKQLIGGVSFVGLENYIRALSDPSFLGGVGRMALFLIIQVPIMLGLSLLFALALDSGMLRLQRIIRLGVFLPYAIPSVVATLMWGYLYGKDFGPFAQLAKVLGLPTPDFLAGGNVLFSIMNIVTWGFVGYNMIVMYAALRSIPSELYEAARVDGAGEWRIAWSIKVPAIKGALLLTTIFSVIGSFQLFNEPNLLRVIAPVAIGQDYTPNMYAYQLSFVNQDDNYAAAIAFLLGIVIMAVSYAVQLGARRKDAA; from the coding sequence ATGGCCGTCTTCACCTTGATGGTTGCCGTACCCCTGGTCTATGCCGGATACCTTTCGTTCTACAGGAAGCAGCTCATTGGCGGGGTGTCCTTCGTCGGTCTCGAGAACTACATCCGGGCGCTCTCCGACCCTTCATTCCTCGGTGGAGTGGGGCGGATGGCCCTGTTCCTCATCATCCAGGTGCCGATCATGCTCGGACTGTCCTTGCTGTTCGCGTTGGCCCTAGACAGCGGCATGCTGCGGCTGCAGCGCATCATCCGCCTTGGAGTGTTCCTCCCGTACGCGATCCCAAGCGTCGTGGCGACGCTCATGTGGGGCTATCTCTATGGAAAGGACTTCGGCCCCTTCGCCCAGCTCGCGAAGGTTCTCGGGCTACCCACCCCTGACTTCCTCGCAGGCGGGAATGTCCTGTTCTCCATCATGAACATCGTGACGTGGGGATTCGTCGGCTACAACATGATCGTGATGTACGCCGCGCTGCGGTCGATCCCGTCCGAACTCTACGAGGCAGCGCGCGTCGACGGCGCTGGCGAATGGCGCATTGCCTGGAGCATCAAGGTCCCCGCGATCAAGGGTGCGCTCCTCCTGACGACGATCTTCTCGGTCATCGGATCGTTCCAGCTCTTCAACGAGCCCAACCTCCTGCGGGTCATCGCGCCTGTGGCGATCGGGCAGGACTACACCCCCAACATGTACGCATACCAGCTCTCCTTCGTGAACCAGGACGACAACTATGCGGCGGCGATCGCCTTCCTTCTCGGCATCGTCATCATGGCGGTCAGCTACGCAGTCCAGCTGGGCGCGAGAAGGAAGGACGCCGCATGA
- a CDS encoding ABC transporter substrate-binding protein, protein MTREVSRRSILAAIPLAAFSASVLAACGNGGSSSAGASASPVSQSDIDAAMKKASNLTFWTWVPNIQKEVDMFQAAYPAIKVEVVNVGQGAPHYQKLRAAIQAGKGAPDVVQMEFDKLPSFTLTDSLLDLTPYGIGGLKSDYPAWVWDGITPGGKGIYGVPQDTGPMGMLYREDLFSAAGLSVPKTWDDFATAATSYRGKSGSGLLTNWAPSSEANMLALFWQAGGRPFAYDGAKTVTINLSGDAACKKVTSYWNDLFKSGNIGNEPDFVDAWYQALNSGKYASWLTGAWGPVFLQGTAKSTAGKWRAAPLPQWDATSVSSGNYGGSTDAVLKSSQNPIAAAMLAKFINTDDKSALTLANEQFLFPSSTKILADPAFANATSSFYGGQKVNQEFTDISKTVKEGFQFLPFNDYAATSYDKTMGQAIGNRSDLNAALTAWQDDLVQYAKGQGFTIAS, encoded by the coding sequence ATGACCCGAGAAGTTTCACGCCGTTCGATCCTGGCAGCGATTCCCCTTGCTGCCTTCAGCGCGAGTGTCCTCGCCGCTTGCGGAAACGGTGGCTCCTCGTCCGCCGGCGCGTCGGCCTCTCCCGTTTCGCAATCCGACATTGATGCGGCGATGAAGAAGGCCTCGAATCTGACGTTCTGGACTTGGGTGCCCAACATCCAGAAGGAAGTCGATATGTTCCAGGCGGCGTATCCGGCCATCAAGGTCGAAGTGGTCAACGTAGGCCAAGGCGCGCCCCACTATCAGAAGCTCCGTGCCGCCATTCAGGCGGGGAAGGGCGCACCCGACGTCGTCCAGATGGAGTTCGACAAGCTCCCCTCGTTCACCCTCACCGACAGCCTGCTGGACCTCACCCCTTACGGAATCGGGGGCCTGAAGTCGGATTACCCGGCTTGGGTCTGGGACGGGATCACGCCCGGGGGCAAGGGTATCTACGGGGTACCGCAGGACACGGGCCCCATGGGGATGCTCTACAGGGAAGACCTCTTCTCCGCTGCTGGCCTGAGCGTCCCGAAGACGTGGGACGACTTCGCAACCGCCGCTACCTCCTATCGTGGCAAGTCCGGCTCCGGCCTGCTGACGAACTGGGCACCCAGTTCGGAGGCCAACATGCTTGCGCTGTTCTGGCAGGCAGGCGGGCGGCCCTTCGCCTACGACGGCGCGAAGACCGTCACGATCAACCTCAGCGGAGACGCCGCCTGCAAAAAGGTGACCTCCTACTGGAACGACCTGTTCAAGTCGGGGAACATCGGAAACGAGCCGGACTTCGTGGATGCCTGGTACCAGGCTCTCAACAGCGGGAAGTATGCGTCGTGGCTTACAGGTGCATGGGGACCCGTCTTCCTCCAGGGGACGGCCAAGAGCACCGCCGGGAAGTGGCGTGCAGCTCCCCTGCCGCAGTGGGACGCCACGAGCGTTTCGAGCGGCAACTATGGCGGCTCGACGGACGCGGTCCTCAAGAGCTCCCAGAACCCCATCGCTGCGGCGATGCTCGCCAAGTTCATCAACACCGACGACAAGTCGGCTCTCACCCTTGCCAACGAGCAATTCCTCTTCCCGTCATCGACCAAGATCCTCGCCGACCCTGCTTTCGCCAATGCCACGTCTAGCTTCTATGGCGGTCAGAAGGTCAATCAGGAATTCACGGACATCTCCAAGACCGTGAAGGAGGGTTTCCAGTTCCTGCCCTTCAACGACTACGCCGCTACGAGCTACGACAAGACGATGGGCCAGGCGATCGGCAACCGGTCAGACCTCAACGCGGCCCTAACAGCCTGGCAGGACGACCTCGTGCAGTACGCCAAGGGACAGGGGTTCACCATTGCCAGCTAG
- a CDS encoding LacI family DNA-binding transcriptional regulator — MQIKGGGTTLADVAAHSGVSAKTVSRVVNNEPNVRAEVRELVMRSVKALGYRPNAAARALATQRTHQIGLITTASPLYGPTAGLFSLEQAAWKAGYSLTLSTIRSSSEAELADAISYLLGRGVEGILVSGAMGVLHMSRSALAGLPVVSTSPLSDDAPSHVVVDTDQVGGAAAAVRHLFDLGHRRIAHIAGPLEWYAAAQRRDGWLLGMSEVGLKPGPVVEGDWSARSGYEAGKSLVSGNVTAVFVANDHMAMGAIRAFTEGGLNVPADVSIVGFDDVPEAEFQMVPLTTVRQDFAAAAERSVRELIQLVEGSTSEDSIVRLPTELVVRDSSQTPRPDISG, encoded by the coding sequence GTGCAGATAAAGGGCGGAGGCACGACCCTCGCGGACGTCGCTGCCCACTCCGGGGTTTCCGCCAAAACGGTGTCCCGGGTCGTCAACAACGAACCCAACGTGCGCGCAGAAGTACGCGAACTCGTGATGCGCTCGGTAAAGGCGCTCGGATACCGCCCGAACGCTGCTGCGCGGGCCCTCGCCACTCAGAGGACCCACCAGATCGGACTCATAACGACCGCCAGCCCACTCTATGGGCCCACTGCAGGCCTCTTCAGCTTGGAACAGGCAGCGTGGAAGGCGGGATATTCCCTGACACTCTCCACCATTCGATCCTCCTCCGAGGCAGAACTGGCGGACGCAATTTCATATCTCTTGGGACGAGGCGTCGAGGGCATTCTGGTGTCTGGGGCCATGGGAGTTCTCCACATGTCCCGGTCGGCACTCGCGGGCTTGCCCGTCGTGAGCACCAGTCCGCTCTCGGACGATGCGCCGAGTCACGTGGTGGTGGACACCGACCAGGTTGGGGGCGCCGCGGCCGCTGTTCGTCACTTGTTCGACCTGGGGCATCGTCGCATCGCGCACATCGCAGGCCCACTTGAGTGGTACGCCGCCGCCCAGCGGAGAGACGGCTGGCTTCTGGGAATGTCCGAGGTCGGCTTGAAGCCGGGACCTGTCGTAGAAGGCGATTGGTCAGCGCGCTCGGGATACGAAGCAGGGAAATCGCTCGTCAGCGGCAACGTCACCGCGGTTTTCGTTGCGAATGACCATATGGCGATGGGCGCAATTCGTGCCTTCACCGAAGGAGGTCTCAACGTTCCTGCCGACGTTTCGATTGTCGGCTTCGATGATGTTCCCGAAGCGGAATTCCAAATGGTTCCCCTGACGACAGTTCGCCAGGATTTCGCAGCTGCAGCCGAACGGTCCGTAAGGGAACTCATTCAGCTGGTTGAAGGCAGCACGTCAGAGGATTCCATCGTTCGGCTGCCGACCGAGCTCGTGGTCCGCGACTCGTCGCAGACTCCGCGCCCAGACATCTCCGGCTAG
- a CDS encoding LacI family DNA-binding transcriptional regulator: MTETPAPRAPGVREVAAAAGVSRQTVSRVLNDSPSIRPETRERVLAAMAELQFRPNRAARMLTTARSHTIGVLASSASSLYGPASSLDAVENAAREAGYFVTVAHAASPAREEILAALEHLVDQSVDGMVVIAPQQRVQDAMASVSFGVPTVELHGAGDADGLAVDQAEGARLAVRHLVSRGHRRILHVCGPLDWAEARARREGFLLEAEATGAEGSVSREGDWTAASGAQIAAEHLPGRGITAVFSSNDQMALGVLHGARKAGLRVPEDLAVVGFDDIPEAAFFAPPLTTVRQDFAELGHRAVARLVALVEGRDVAFAEPVAPTLVKRESA; encoded by the coding sequence GTGACCGAGACCCCCGCACCCCGCGCCCCCGGAGTCCGCGAAGTTGCTGCCGCCGCTGGTGTCTCCCGCCAGACGGTCTCACGGGTGCTGAACGATTCGCCGAGCATCCGCCCCGAGACGCGGGAGCGGGTGCTCGCCGCGATGGCCGAGTTGCAGTTCCGCCCGAATCGCGCTGCGCGGATGCTGACGACGGCGCGTTCGCACACTATCGGGGTGCTGGCTTCGTCGGCGTCGTCCCTGTACGGGCCGGCGTCGAGCCTGGACGCGGTGGAGAACGCGGCGCGCGAGGCGGGCTATTTCGTCACGGTGGCTCACGCGGCTTCGCCGGCGAGGGAGGAGATCCTGGCGGCGCTCGAGCACCTCGTGGACCAGTCCGTGGACGGGATGGTGGTGATCGCGCCGCAGCAGCGGGTGCAGGACGCCATGGCGTCGGTCTCCTTCGGCGTCCCGACCGTCGAGCTGCACGGCGCCGGCGACGCGGACGGGCTGGCCGTGGACCAGGCGGAGGGGGCCCGACTCGCGGTCCGGCACCTCGTTTCGCGGGGGCACCGGAGGATCCTGCATGTGTGCGGGCCCTTGGACTGGGCGGAGGCCCGCGCCCGTAGGGAGGGCTTCCTCCTGGAGGCCGAGGCTACGGGGGCGGAGGGGAGCGTCTCGCGCGAGGGGGACTGGACCGCTGCCTCCGGCGCACAGATCGCCGCCGAGCATCTCCCCGGCCGAGGCATCACCGCGGTGTTCTCCTCTAACGACCAGATGGCCTTGGGCGTCCTGCATGGCGCCCGGAAGGCCGGTCTCAGGGTGCCCGAGGACCTCGCCGTCGTCGGCTTCGACGACATCCCCGAAGCGGCCTTCTTTGCCCCGCCCCTGACGACGGTGCGGCAGGACTTTGCCGAGCTCGGCCACCGGGCGGTGGCTCGGCTCGTTGCGCTGGTTGAGGGTCGCGATGTCGCCTTCGCCGAGCCCGTCGCGCCGACGCTCGTGAAGCGCGAGTCCGCCTGA